Proteins found in one Lutimonas zeaxanthinifaciens genomic segment:
- a CDS encoding fasciclin domain-containing protein: protein MKTTNFLSKLSLLLIFIASTSVFANNQDPVRSDKKTEPSKTIVDVAVGNENFSTLVAAVKAADLVGTLNSEGPFTVFAPTNDAFARLPEGTVENLLKEENKSTLSAVLTYHVVAGEFKAADVLKAIKESGGMFEISTVNGEKLTAHLKDGKVMLKDAQGNMSTVIMTDVEASNGVIHAIDTVVMP from the coding sequence ATGAAAACTACTAATTTTTTATCAAAACTATCTTTATTACTCATCTTTATTGCTTCAACAAGTGTTTTTGCAAACAACCAGGATCCCGTCAGATCTGACAAAAAAACTGAGCCGTCAAAAACAATAGTTGATGTTGCTGTAGGGAACGAAAATTTCAGCACTCTTGTGGCGGCTGTTAAAGCGGCAGATTTAGTTGGAACTTTGAATTCGGAGGGGCCTTTTACTGTCTTCGCCCCAACTAACGATGCTTTCGCCAGATTACCGGAAGGAACAGTGGAGAATTTGTTAAAAGAAGAGAACAAATCGACTTTGTCTGCAGTGTTAACTTACCATGTTGTGGCCGGAGAATTCAAAGCAGCGGATGTATTGAAAGCGATCAAGGAAAGCGGGGGAATGTTTGAAATTTCCACTGTTAACGGTGAAAAATTAACCGCACATTTAAAAGACGGAAAAGTAATGTTAAAAGATGCACAGGGGAATATGTCTACTGTAATAATGACTGATGTTGAGGCCAGTAATGGAGTTATACATGCAATCGATACGGTAGTAATGCCCTAA
- a CDS encoding SDR family NAD(P)-dependent oxidoreductase has translation MERIALITGATSGIGEATAKLFAKNKINLILCGRRKERLKALESELSSLVRVRTLSFDVGNNKQVRTQLNNLEKEWKNIDILINNAGGAHGLEQFVDGSIEDWEKMIDFNLKGLLYVSKVIIPGMVTRKKGQIINISSIAGKQTYSNGLVYCASKSGVEAISKGMRLELVPHGIRVCNIAPGAVDTEFSTVRFKGDKEKANNVYKNFEPLIAQDIADCILYCVNVPPHVQIADMTIFPAAQSDATTIHRKI, from the coding sequence ATGGAAAGAATTGCACTTATAACAGGAGCTACTTCTGGAATCGGTGAAGCAACTGCAAAGTTATTTGCTAAAAATAAGATCAATCTGATTCTTTGCGGGAGGCGTAAGGAAAGACTGAAGGCATTAGAATCTGAACTGAGTTCTTTAGTTAGAGTGAGAACCTTATCTTTTGATGTTGGCAATAATAAACAAGTAAGGACCCAATTGAACAACCTTGAAAAGGAATGGAAAAACATTGATATTTTAATCAATAACGCAGGAGGGGCCCATGGACTTGAGCAATTTGTTGATGGAAGTATTGAGGACTGGGAGAAAATGATCGATTTTAACCTCAAAGGACTTCTTTATGTATCTAAGGTGATCATACCAGGCATGGTTACACGTAAGAAAGGACAGATCATCAACATAAGTTCCATTGCTGGAAAACAAACCTATTCCAATGGACTGGTTTATTGCGCCAGCAAATCAGGTGTCGAAGCTATTAGCAAAGGAATGAGATTAGAACTCGTACCCCATGGAATAAGAGTCTGCAATATAGCCCCCGGGGCGGTTGACACAGAATTTTCAACAGTTCGATTCAAAGGTGATAAAGAAAAAGCCAATAATGTCTATAAGAATTTCGAACCCTTGATTGCTCAGGATATAGCCGATTGTATTTTATATTGTGTTAATGTCCCCCCTCATGTTCAAATAGCAGACATGACTATCTTCCCGGCAGCCCAAAGTGATGCAACAACAATTCATAGAAAGATTTAA
- a CDS encoding universal stress protein: MKNILLTIDFDNNEIVLIDKAIEIAAVFDAKIWLLHVVAPEPDFVGLDVGPQYIRDTRAEELKRERRLLADYTDVIKLENVSCEGILIQGATIEMILSEAEKLNTDLIIIGRHEHNIMYKAFFGSVASGVIKKSKIPVMIVPVE; encoded by the coding sequence ATGAAAAATATCCTTCTGACAATAGACTTCGACAACAATGAAATTGTTCTTATTGACAAAGCAATCGAAATAGCAGCTGTCTTTGATGCCAAAATCTGGTTGTTACATGTAGTTGCTCCTGAACCCGACTTCGTAGGACTGGACGTAGGGCCACAGTATATCAGAGATACAAGAGCTGAGGAGTTAAAACGAGAACGGAGATTATTAGCGGATTACACAGATGTTATAAAATTAGAAAACGTGAGTTGCGAAGGTATTTTAATTCAGGGAGCCACCATTGAAATGATTTTGAGTGAAGCTGAAAAATTGAATACAGATCTGATCATTATTGGCCGCCATGAACACAACATTATGTATAAAGCCTTTTTTGGTTCCGTAGCCTCCGGAGTAATCAAAAAATCCAAAATACCCGTAATGATTGTTCCAGTTGAGTAA
- a CDS encoding ABC transporter ATP-binding protein: protein MNKNKVSFAWAFKEFIWPRKNIVLLGLVLIILKSLAGLVLPYATKNLIDDIIPSQDMRSLKILLVVVVLSIVVQAISSFSLTRLLSVEAQHLISLLRAKVQKKLLTLPIRFFDNNKSGALVSRVMTDVEGVRNLVGTGLVQLIGGSLTSVISLIILIKINATMTLFVLLPVALFAVIALKAFGYIRPIFRARGKINAEVTGRLTETLNGIRVIKGFNAEAQELKTFEDGVERLFLNVKKSLTATAMMTSSSALLLGLASTGIMGIGGYFIMNGEMTYGEFVSFTLFLGFMIAPIVQMSNIGSQLTEAMAGLDRTQELMNMEEEDDPDERTLFIEKVNGEINFNNVSFSYEKGKEVLHDISFSAPAGSVTALVGSSGSGKSTIAGLAATFLNPDKGEVILDGIDLSKVNLNSYRSHLGVVLQDDFLYEGTIRENILFPRPDASEEELMAAVNGAYVNEFTERFKDGLDTVIGERGVKLSGGQRQRISIARALLADPKVIILDEATSNLDTESETFIQKSLQSLMKDRTTFVIAHRLSTIQKADQILVIEEGKIVEQGRHQSLLDQKGRYFELFTYQSRI from the coding sequence ATGAATAAAAATAAAGTTTCCTTCGCCTGGGCCTTTAAAGAATTTATATGGCCACGTAAAAATATAGTTCTTCTAGGACTCGTCTTAATCATTCTAAAAAGCCTTGCAGGACTGGTTCTTCCTTATGCCACCAAAAACCTGATTGACGATATCATTCCTTCCCAGGATATGAGATCTCTTAAAATACTTCTGGTTGTGGTTGTGCTGTCGATCGTAGTCCAGGCGATAAGTTCCTTTTCACTGACACGCCTACTCAGTGTTGAGGCACAACATCTGATCTCTCTTCTTAGGGCCAAAGTGCAAAAGAAACTCCTAACCCTCCCGATCCGCTTTTTTGACAACAATAAATCTGGGGCATTGGTTTCACGAGTGATGACAGATGTAGAAGGAGTACGTAACCTCGTTGGAACAGGATTAGTGCAATTGATCGGAGGATCTCTTACTTCTGTCATATCCCTAATAATCCTAATTAAGATAAATGCCACAATGACCCTCTTCGTGCTTCTTCCTGTAGCTCTTTTTGCGGTTATTGCCTTAAAAGCATTTGGATATATCAGGCCCATTTTCAGAGCTCGTGGTAAGATAAACGCTGAAGTAACGGGACGACTTACTGAAACCCTTAATGGAATCAGAGTTATTAAAGGGTTTAATGCAGAGGCTCAAGAGCTTAAAACTTTTGAAGATGGTGTAGAAAGATTGTTTTTAAATGTTAAAAAAAGTTTGACTGCCACCGCCATGATGACAAGCTCCTCAGCCCTTTTACTGGGACTCGCTTCGACGGGTATTATGGGGATAGGCGGTTATTTTATTATGAATGGAGAAATGACCTATGGTGAATTTGTATCATTTACACTCTTTTTAGGGTTTATGATAGCTCCCATAGTTCAAATGAGCAATATAGGTAGTCAGTTAACCGAGGCCATGGCGGGCTTGGACCGAACACAGGAATTGATGAATATGGAAGAAGAAGATGATCCTGATGAACGAACTTTATTTATCGAGAAGGTAAATGGAGAAATCAATTTCAATAATGTTTCCTTTAGTTATGAAAAGGGTAAGGAAGTGCTGCATGATATAAGCTTCTCGGCTCCGGCTGGCAGTGTAACCGCTTTGGTAGGATCTTCTGGATCGGGAAAATCTACTATTGCCGGATTGGCTGCCACATTTTTAAATCCGGATAAGGGTGAAGTGATTCTCGATGGTATAGACCTTTCGAAGGTTAATTTAAACAGCTACAGGTCTCATTTGGGTGTGGTTCTTCAGGATGATTTTCTCTATGAAGGAACGATAAGGGAAAATATCCTGTTCCCAAGGCCTGATGCGAGTGAAGAAGAACTTATGGCCGCAGTCAATGGAGCTTATGTTAATGAGTTTACGGAAAGGTTCAAGGACGGACTGGATACGGTAATTGGAGAACGAGGAGTTAAACTCTCTGGAGGACAGAGGCAAAGAATCTCAATTGCCAGAGCCTTACTCGCCGATCCAAAAGTCATCATCCTGGATGAAGCAACCTCAAATCTGGATACGGAAAGCGAAACCTTTATTCAAAAAAGTCTGCAATCACTAATGAAGGACAGAACCACTTTTGTAATTGCACACAGGCTCAGTACGATCCAGAAAGCCGATCAGATTTTAGTTATCGAGGAGGGAAAAATTGTAGAACAAGGAAGACACCAAAGCCTTCTTGATCAAAAAGGAAGGTACTTTGAACTATTTACTTATCAGAGTAGGATATAA
- a CDS encoding collagen-like protein yields the protein MRKLYILFFTIIFLASCEGPVGPPGIPGPPGPTGPPGEDGGVGLLGQVFEVEADLNVGTNFEYYVDIPEEIEVFESDVVLVYRLMGVFEGTDIWEPLPQTIFRDSGILLYTFDHTLFDVRLFLDGTADFGRLDPIDTDNLIFRIAVIPADYAKELDLKKMENVLKGLEIEEVKRVN from the coding sequence ATGAGAAAATTATACATTTTATTCTTTACAATTATTTTTTTAGCCTCTTGTGAAGGTCCTGTCGGACCTCCTGGAATTCCGGGACCACCTGGTCCAACTGGCCCTCCGGGTGAAGATGGTGGTGTTGGTTTGCTGGGGCAGGTATTTGAAGTGGAAGCCGATCTGAACGTTGGAACCAATTTTGAGTATTATGTTGATATACCTGAGGAAATTGAAGTTTTTGAAAGCGATGTTGTTCTTGTTTACAGGCTAATGGGTGTATTTGAGGGAACAGATATATGGGAACCCTTACCGCAAACTATTTTTAGAGATAGTGGCATCCTTCTGTATACTTTTGATCATACCTTGTTTGATGTTCGATTGTTTTTAGACGGTACGGCAGATTTTGGCAGATTGGATCCGATTGATACGGATAATTTGATTTTTCGAATCGCAGTGATTCCTGCGGATTATGCAAAGGAGCTGGATCTGAAAAAAATGGAAAACGTTTTAAAAGGATTGGAAATAGAGGAAGTGAAACGCGTCAATTAA
- a CDS encoding sulfotransferase family protein, protein MGKSPKKGFLLPPAVGYSITVLTYLFGNYRISLKYLGRVILTVLINLINLPFRIYEKLFINKKYKSQTLEHPPIFIIGHWRSGTTHLHNILCQDDQMGYVNTFQSVFPDTLFNRMGRFLFEGFAKILIPGVRKGDNVTLGTHLPQEEEFALGDKTPLCFYYFWMFPRSILNFYDRFIRFKKIDSYIVDSWKKDYKLLVNKALKETRGKIFLSKNPPNTGRVAEILEMFPNARFIHIHRNPIEVFLSTKNFFDKMLPHLQLQTISGSVLETHIFTLYKLLMSDYLEQRKLIPENNLIELSFDNLESDPISCIESVYKGLKLEGYNQAEPYIEKYLSSMKSYKKNKHYIREDLIVKIKTEWGFAMNEWAYDIPEHIEIVRNE, encoded by the coding sequence ATGGGGAAAAGTCCGAAAAAAGGTTTCTTGTTGCCGCCCGCAGTTGGTTATTCCATAACAGTTTTAACTTATCTTTTTGGAAATTACAGGATCTCACTGAAGTATTTGGGACGTGTGATCCTAACTGTTCTGATTAATTTGATCAATCTTCCTTTCAGGATATATGAAAAGCTGTTTATCAATAAAAAATACAAAAGTCAGACACTTGAACATCCCCCGATTTTTATCATTGGACACTGGAGAAGCGGTACAACACATTTACACAATATTCTTTGTCAGGATGATCAAATGGGATATGTCAATACTTTTCAAAGTGTATTTCCGGATACTCTTTTTAATCGTATGGGCCGGTTTTTGTTCGAAGGATTTGCAAAAATTCTGATTCCGGGAGTCAGAAAAGGAGATAATGTGACTCTTGGCACCCACCTGCCGCAGGAAGAGGAATTCGCACTGGGAGATAAAACACCTCTATGTTTTTATTATTTCTGGATGTTTCCCAGGTCAATTCTAAATTTCTACGATCGTTTTATACGTTTCAAAAAAATTGATTCCTATATAGTGGATTCCTGGAAAAAGGATTATAAACTTTTGGTTAATAAGGCTCTTAAGGAAACCAGAGGGAAAATATTCCTTTCAAAAAACCCCCCGAATACCGGGCGAGTTGCAGAAATTTTAGAAATGTTTCCCAATGCGAGATTTATTCATATCCACAGAAACCCGATTGAGGTCTTTCTTTCAACCAAAAATTTCTTCGATAAGATGCTGCCTCATTTGCAATTGCAGACGATTTCCGGATCTGTCTTAGAAACCCATATATTTACCTTGTACAAGCTCCTTATGAGTGATTATCTGGAACAAAGAAAGCTGATTCCTGAAAACAATCTGATCGAGCTTTCATTTGACAATCTGGAGTCTGATCCGATATCATGTATAGAATCGGTTTATAAAGGATTAAAACTGGAAGGTTATAACCAAGCTGAACCCTATATAGAGAAGTATTTGAGCAGTATGAAAAGCTACAAAAAAAATAAGCATTACATCAGAGAAGACCTAATTGTAAAGATTAAAACTGAATGGGGATTTGCAATGAATGAATGGGCTTATGATATTCCGGAACATATAGAAATTGTAAGAAATGAATAA
- a CDS encoding START domain-containing protein, giving the protein MNKFYVHITYFLCLLVFNVSYAQENWDLIKDKKDIKVYTRTNTVSSFKEFKGITEIKAKVNDFLAVLYDIDGLPDWAYNIKESRLLDRSGENVQVYYAVAKAPWPYKNRDGVYKNSIKWDPEKRELMVEIEMLEDVMDPNDSYVRMDGYGYWKIRERSNDLLEVTFQMQVDPGGSIKAWMANMFVSDSPFFTLLGLRESISLDKYQSKSFEILKD; this is encoded by the coding sequence ATGAATAAATTCTATGTACATATTACATATTTTTTATGCCTCCTGGTTTTCAATGTTTCCTATGCCCAGGAAAACTGGGATCTTATTAAAGATAAAAAGGATATAAAGGTATATACGAGAACCAATACCGTATCTTCCTTTAAGGAGTTTAAGGGAATTACGGAAATTAAGGCTAAAGTCAATGACTTTTTAGCTGTACTTTATGATATTGATGGTTTGCCTGACTGGGCCTATAATATCAAGGAATCCAGGTTGCTGGATCGGTCGGGTGAAAATGTGCAGGTATATTACGCGGTTGCAAAGGCACCCTGGCCCTATAAGAACAGGGATGGAGTTTACAAAAACAGCATCAAGTGGGATCCTGAAAAAAGAGAACTCATGGTAGAGATTGAAATGCTTGAGGATGTTATGGACCCGAATGATTCCTATGTACGAATGGATGGGTACGGGTATTGGAAGATTCGTGAACGGAGTAATGATTTACTCGAGGTTACCTTTCAAATGCAGGTCGATCCTGGAGGCTCTATCAAGGCCTGGATGGCAAATATGTTCGTCTCTGATTCCCCGTTTTTTACCCTGTTAGGACTGAGGGAGTCTATAAGCCTTGATAAATACCAAAGTAAGAGTTTTGAGATTCTAAAAGATTGA
- a CDS encoding outer membrane lipoprotein-sorting protein has protein sequence MKKISLTLLSLLMLFMVLPSFGQSAASLLKGMDELMSAPKDKEANVKMILTDRSGKQKVREAIMKQKGQYKKLYKYTAPEKQVGIATLSLPEDIIWLYMPAFNKAVKVTLLSKSQAFTGTDFSYEDMSGSSYSERFTPRILESSDDSIYQLELMPKSMKSRYSKIIAYLDKTHLYPRKMEYFDKDKNYFKYATYKYKKQGKYWYAEEVIMKDIKKEHSTEIILTEIKFDQGLEDSEFTVENLKPAK, from the coding sequence ATGAAAAAAATATCGCTGACCCTTCTAAGTTTACTCATGTTATTTATGGTACTGCCATCATTTGGCCAAAGCGCCGCTTCTTTATTAAAAGGGATGGATGAGCTTATGTCCGCTCCCAAGGATAAGGAAGCAAACGTAAAGATGATCCTGACAGACAGATCCGGAAAACAAAAAGTACGTGAGGCGATCATGAAGCAAAAAGGTCAGTACAAAAAACTTTATAAATACACGGCTCCTGAAAAACAGGTAGGGATAGCTACCCTTTCTTTACCCGAAGATATCATCTGGCTTTATATGCCTGCTTTTAACAAGGCCGTAAAGGTGACTTTGTTAAGCAAAAGCCAGGCCTTTACAGGAACTGATTTTTCATATGAGGACATGAGCGGAAGCTCCTACAGTGAAAGGTTTACTCCTCGAATACTTGAATCCTCGGACGATTCAATATATCAGCTGGAACTCATGCCAAAATCTATGAAATCAAGATATTCTAAGATTATCGCCTATCTTGATAAGACCCATTTATATCCTAGGAAAATGGAGTATTTTGACAAAGACAAAAATTATTTTAAATACGCTACTTACAAATACAAAAAGCAGGGTAAATACTGGTATGCTGAAGAAGTTATTATGAAAGATATCAAAAAAGAACATTCCACGGAGATCATTCTTACTGAAATCAAATTTGATCAAGGCCTGGAAGACAGTGAATTTACGGTGGAGAATTTGAAACCTGCCAAATAA
- a CDS encoding T9SS type A sorting domain-containing protein — protein sequence MIKALPLLFFIFTFLGFSQDFSRLTFLSDDVAETSGLIFFSDRLITHNDSEGMNALYEINVETGNVIRTVEIGNATNVDWEDICHDTEFIYVGDFGNNNGNRKNLRVYKISKADYLNSENVAAEIIDFSYADQNDFESAPNDTNFDAEALIAFGPDLFIFTKNWVDQRTNIYKLPKTPGTYEIQRIDEFNASGLVTGGTYNSDSNKVLLTGYSGIRAFLIELSGFSNGIFSNGTIEKNNLNIPLSESFQTEAIAYSDASQHYISAEKNALGDAALYSLISETLSVENYSLDTNKVFPNPASDFLNVDKQFVSGNIEIYSLLGEKVFDQVIEYNKALNISNLTPGIYILKLSNENITESLKFIKE from the coding sequence ATGATAAAAGCATTACCCTTATTATTTTTTATTTTTACTTTTTTAGGATTTTCTCAGGATTTTTCCCGGTTAACTTTTTTAAGTGATGATGTTGCAGAAACCTCGGGCCTCATCTTCTTTAGCGACAGGTTAATCACGCATAATGATTCAGAAGGAATGAATGCACTGTATGAAATTAATGTTGAAACCGGGAATGTGATCAGGACGGTTGAGATTGGAAATGCAACCAACGTGGACTGGGAGGATATTTGTCATGATACGGAGTTCATTTATGTTGGGGATTTTGGAAACAATAACGGGAATCGAAAGAATCTTCGGGTTTATAAGATTTCCAAAGCAGATTATTTAAATTCAGAAAACGTTGCTGCTGAAATTATTGACTTTTCATATGCGGACCAGAATGATTTTGAGAGTGCTCCGAATGATACAAATTTTGATGCGGAGGCTTTGATCGCTTTTGGGCCCGATCTGTTTATTTTTACCAAAAACTGGGTTGATCAAAGAACAAATATCTATAAACTTCCAAAAACACCGGGAACTTATGAGATTCAGAGAATCGACGAGTTTAATGCTTCAGGTCTGGTAACAGGAGGAACATACAATTCGGATTCAAATAAAGTGCTTTTGACAGGTTATTCAGGGATCAGGGCATTTTTAATTGAATTATCAGGCTTTTCAAACGGAATCTTTTCTAATGGAACTATAGAAAAAAATAATCTGAATATTCCTTTAAGTGAATCCTTTCAAACGGAAGCAATTGCATATTCTGATGCATCACAGCATTATATAAGTGCTGAAAAGAATGCTCTTGGAGATGCGGCTCTGTATTCCTTGATCTCTGAGACATTAAGTGTGGAAAATTACAGTCTTGATACAAATAAGGTTTTTCCAAACCCGGCCAGTGATTTCCTGAATGTCGATAAGCAATTTGTATCCGGAAATATTGAGATTTACAGCTTACTCGGAGAAAAGGTTTTTGATCAGGTTATTGAGTATAATAAGGCCTTAAATATTTCCAATTTAACTCCCGGAATCTATATTTTGAAACTTTCCAATGAGAACATAACGGAAAGTTTAAAGTTCATCAAAGAGTGA
- a CDS encoding sugar phosphate isomerase/epimerase family protein translates to MGFKTKALKGLFFIGILALVIQGFTTIDPVPKDDFIGLQLYSVRQDMNTDAKGTVAKVGQMGFKFVEAAGYRDGKFYGMEPMEFKKLCEDNGLQFLGSHTGQNLPSKEKWAETMAWWDQAIEAHSAAGVKWIVQPWMGREGYESLEGLKKYIEYFNAVGEKCRAKGIYFGYHNHDKEFSTVFDGKPVYDYMLELSDPDKVMFQLDLYWIKKGGKDALNYFEKYPGRFMLWHIKDEKELGESGEMDFTEIFKHKKESGLKYGIVEVEKYNFTPLESVRKSLDYLKTTNY, encoded by the coding sequence ATGGGTTTTAAAACGAAAGCCTTAAAAGGTTTGTTTTTTATTGGAATTTTGGCGCTGGTCATTCAGGGATTTACAACGATTGATCCTGTTCCAAAAGATGATTTTATTGGTCTGCAGTTGTATTCGGTTAGACAGGATATGAATACAGATGCCAAAGGGACCGTGGCCAAGGTAGGACAGATGGGATTTAAATTTGTTGAGGCCGCGGGTTACAGGGATGGAAAATTTTATGGAATGGAACCTATGGAGTTTAAGAAATTATGCGAAGATAACGGATTGCAATTCCTGGGCTCCCACACCGGTCAGAATCTTCCCTCAAAAGAAAAGTGGGCCGAAACCATGGCATGGTGGGACCAGGCCATTGAGGCACATTCCGCGGCAGGGGTAAAATGGATTGTTCAGCCCTGGATGGGCAGAGAAGGTTATGAGAGCCTGGAAGGATTAAAAAAGTATATTGAATATTTTAATGCAGTTGGCGAGAAGTGCCGGGCGAAAGGAATTTATTTTGGATACCATAATCACGATAAGGAGTTTTCTACCGTGTTTGATGGGAAGCCTGTCTATGATTATATGTTGGAATTAAGTGATCCTGATAAAGTGATGTTTCAGTTAGATCTCTACTGGATCAAAAAAGGCGGGAAAGACGCACTGAATTATTTTGAAAAATACCCCGGAAGATTCATGTTATGGCATATTAAAGATGAAAAGGAGTTAGGTGAAAGTGGAGAAATGGATTTTACCGAAATATTTAAGCATAAAAAGGAGTCCGGTTTAAAATATGGTATCGTAGAGGTAGAAAAGTATAATTTTACACCCTTGGAAAGTGTCCGGAAAAGTCTGGATTATTTAAAAACGACCAATTATTAA
- a CDS encoding M81 family metallopeptidase: protein MTQTVRISIIILLISLVSCETQRKKDSLDPQSELPRVAIAGLAIESSTFSPALTHEDAFHAKSGEAVFDYYPFMSEDSINRKRALWFPTIKGHALPGGTVTREAYESLMGKTIDMLRENLPYDGLFFDIHGAMSVEGMDDPEGDMISRVREVVGDKTIISTSMDLHGNVSKRLAEESDLITCYRMAPHEDALESKKRALDNLLERLENGLGKPKFKAWIPVPILLPGEKTSTRIEPGKSLYAKVDPITKKEGVIDAAIWIGYAWADEPRNHAVVMVTGDDEEAVSESAESLAQSFWDVRNEFVFVAPVATLEESLNQALASSETPFIISDMGDNPTAGGAGDVTWTLHEIFKRKEFQTEQGKTLIYASIPGPELVELALEAGLGAEIEGYAGAAVDDRFAPPVKLKGKVTAIKKGDKDAEVEVVIKVGSVYVIVTKKRKPYHNESDFTELDLKPREADVVVVKIGYLVPELYNMRADWVMALTPGGVDQDLSRLGYKRINRPMFPLDPEMEQPDLSARLIPVSGS from the coding sequence ATGACTCAAACCGTACGCATCAGTATAATTATCCTACTTATCAGTCTCGTTTCCTGCGAAACACAGAGAAAAAAAGATTCTTTGGATCCTCAGTCTGAACTTCCTCGAGTAGCCATTGCCGGTCTTGCCATTGAATCGAGTACGTTTTCTCCTGCTTTAACTCATGAGGATGCATTTCATGCAAAATCAGGTGAGGCTGTTTTTGATTATTATCCGTTTATGTCGGAAGATTCCATAAACAGGAAAAGAGCCCTTTGGTTTCCAACCATTAAAGGCCACGCTTTACCCGGAGGAACAGTAACTCGAGAAGCTTATGAATCACTCATGGGAAAGACGATTGATATGCTCAGGGAGAACCTTCCTTATGATGGACTTTTTTTTGACATCCACGGAGCGATGAGTGTCGAAGGGATGGATGACCCTGAAGGAGATATGATCTCGAGAGTCAGGGAAGTAGTTGGAGATAAAACCATTATCTCTACCTCAATGGACCTACACGGAAATGTATCCAAAAGACTTGCAGAAGAAAGTGATTTGATAACGTGCTATAGAATGGCTCCTCATGAAGATGCCCTGGAATCCAAGAAAAGAGCTCTGGATAATTTACTCGAGCGCCTGGAGAATGGATTAGGAAAACCAAAATTTAAAGCATGGATACCGGTTCCTATTTTATTGCCCGGAGAAAAAACAAGTACGCGGATTGAACCAGGTAAAAGTTTATATGCTAAAGTAGACCCCATCACAAAAAAAGAAGGAGTCATTGATGCTGCAATCTGGATTGGTTATGCCTGGGCGGATGAACCGAGAAATCATGCTGTGGTAATGGTAACAGGAGATGATGAAGAGGCTGTCTCGGAGAGTGCTGAATCGTTGGCCCAAAGTTTTTGGGATGTAAGAAACGAGTTTGTCTTTGTAGCTCCTGTGGCTACGCTAGAAGAAAGCCTGAACCAGGCTTTGGCAAGTTCGGAGACCCCTTTTATTATAAGTGATATGGGTGATAACCCAACTGCAGGTGGTGCCGGAGATGTTACCTGGACGCTTCATGAGATTTTTAAGCGAAAGGAATTTCAGACAGAACAGGGTAAAACACTAATTTATGCTTCTATTCCAGGACCAGAATTAGTTGAATTAGCGCTGGAGGCCGGATTGGGTGCAGAAATTGAAGGTTATGCAGGGGCCGCAGTAGATGATCGTTTTGCTCCTCCGGTAAAACTGAAAGGTAAAGTAACGGCGATCAAGAAAGGCGATAAAGATGCGGAAGTGGAAGTTGTTATTAAGGTGGGGAGTGTATATGTTATTGTCACAAAAAAAAGAAAACCATATCATAATGAAAGTGATTTTACGGAGCTGGACCTTAAGCCTCGTGAAGCCGATGTCGTGGTGGTTAAAATAGGATATTTGGTGCCAGAATTGTATAATATGAGAGCGGACTGGGTAATGGCATTAACTCCTGGAGGTGTCGATCAGGATCTAAGCAGATTGGGATACAAGAGAATCAACAGGCCCATGTTTCCTCTCGATCCGGAAATGGAACAACCTGACCTTTCAGCGCGATTAATTCCTGTCTCGGGTTCTTAA
- a CDS encoding T9SS type A sorting domain-containing protein, whose amino-acid sequence MMKKYVFLIFLFLFAGFGVINAQETPVNKKSETIDNFVLSQEVNMYPNPVERYLTIRSTHPITRVQIFSLLGDLIMDENKNFNRIDLYRLNSGIYMIKIHSNQFHVTKKLVKK is encoded by the coding sequence ATGATGAAAAAATACGTTTTTCTTATTTTTCTTTTTTTATTTGCAGGTTTCGGGGTAATTAATGCTCAGGAAACACCTGTGAATAAAAAATCTGAAACTATCGATAATTTCGTGCTCAGTCAAGAGGTCAACATGTATCCTAATCCTGTGGAAAGATATTTGACCATTCGATCAACACATCCTATTACCAGAGTACAGATTTTTAGTTTGTTGGGAGATTTAATTATGGATGAGAATAAAAATTTTAACAGAATAGATCTTTATCGTTTGAACTCTGGGATCTACATGATCAAGATTCATTCAAATCAATTTCACGTGACCAAGAAATTAGTTAAGAAATAG